In uncultured Desulfuromonas sp., the genomic stretch CAACAATCAGGTCAAAACAACCATCTAGGTCCTGGGAGGGGTCAATCACATGTCCATTTTTAATCACTGTTTTCATCACTAAACCTCATCTCAGGAAGGGAATTATTCTTCGTCACAGCCACCGGCCAGCAGATAAAGCAGTGCCATGCGGACCGCCACACCGTTTTCCACCTGATCCAAAATGACATTCTGACCGCCGTCGGCAACATAGGAGGAGATTTCAACACCACGATTCAGCGGCCCGGGATGCATCACAATGGCATCCGGCTTGGCCAGCTTGAGATTCTCCGTGTTCAATGCAAAGAACTGGGCGTATTCACGCAGGGTGGGAATCAGGGTATTCCCCCCTTCCCGCTCCAGTTGAATCCGCAGCATTATGACCACATCGGCATCTTTGATCGCTTCATTGATGTCGGTGTAGACTTCTGCACCCATCTCTTCAAGGCCGGGGGGAAGCATGGTTGCCGGTCCGGCGAGACGAACCGTGGCTCCCATGGTTTTTAGAGCATAGAGATCGGAACGGGCGACACGACTGCGGGCAATGTCGCCGATGATGGCAACGGTCAGACCTTCAATGCGGCCTTTATGCTCCCTAATGGTCATCAAGTCCAGCAGCGCCTGGCTGGGATGTTCATGGGCACCGTCTCCGGCATTGATTACGGCACTCCGGGTCAGGCGCTTGGCCAGATAGTCTGGTGCGCCGGAGCAGGAATGTCGCATAACAATGACATCGGCATTCATCGCTTCGATATTTTTAGCGGTATCTTCAAGCGTCTCTCCCTTGGTTACTGACGAACCCGAAGCAGAGATGTTGATGGTATCCGCTGACATCCGCTTTCCCGCCAGTTCAAAGGATGTCCTGGTGCGGGTGCTGTTCTCATAAAATAAATTAATAATCGTTTTTCCGCGCAGAGTCGGAACTTTTTTAATGTCGCGCAGATTGATCTCCTTGAAGCTTTCTGCCGTTTCAAGGATCAGTTCGATATCCTGTTTGGATAACTGCTGCGTGCCGATAATGTGCTTGTGTGCAAATCCCATGTCACTCCCCTTTTTCCATCAAGGCTTGATCAGTCGAACTTCAAGCGGCTGGTGAGCCTCATCAAATAAAACCTGTATATTTTCGTCTCGGGCTGATGGAACATTACGCCCGACATAATCAGCCCGGATGGGCAATTCCCGGTGCCCACGATCAACCAAAACCGCCAGTTGAATACTGCTGGGTCGACCGATATCCATCAGGGCATCCATAGCAGCCCGAATGGTTCGACCGGTATAGATCACTTCATCGACCAAGATGACGTGGCGATTATCTAAAGCAAAAGGGATTTCCGTCTTGCCCAAAGGGCGAACCGCTCCCTGCCCCACATCATCGCGATACATGGTGACATCAACAGCGCCATGAGGCACCTGACCACCTTCAATTTCTTTGATACGTTCCCGAAGCAGAGCCGCCAGGTGGTCGCCACCACTGCGAATGCCGATCAACACCAGATCGTCGCACCCTTTATTTTTTTCAAGAATTTCATGGGTGATCCGGGTGACGGCACGATCAATCCCTTGCTTGTCCAGAATAACCTTTTCTTTATTCCCCATCATTGTCCTCCATAAAAACAGTTGGAATAATTCATTTTTTGGACAAAAAAATACCTTTCCACCGAGCGGGCGAAAAGGTTGCGGGTACAGAAATAGTGATATTTTTGAAAAATCTGGTTCATTTGTATCACCTTTACCAACCTCTCTGGATTGGTTTAAAAGGGAAAAGATATTTTCGAGAACCTAACAACCCTGACGAAGTGAAGTCAAGGAAAATCGATGAACACCGCACTGGTTTTTTCTTGCGTTATATCAGGAATGAATCCCGGCACAGTCGGAAGGATTCCCACCGATTTTATCCACCCCATGGGCAACCGCCGGCCACACCGCTTCCAGGTTTTCAATTGCCGCCTTAGGACTGCCCGGCAAGTTCATCACCAGACAGGTGCCGCGAATGCCGGCCATGGCACGAGACAGGATAGCCATCGGGGTAATTTTAAGGCTTTCAGCGCGCATCGCTTCGCCAAAACCAGGCAGAATACGATCCACAACCTCCATCGTGGCTTCGGGGGTGACATCTCGCGGCGACACGCCGGTCCCACCGCAGGTGATGAGCACGTCGCAAAACCCTTCGTCACACCAATGCGTTAACGTGGAAACAATCACATCATGATCATCCGGGATCATCTCATAGCGCAACGTTTCCACCTGATGCTGTTTGAGCCACTCGATCAGGGCTGGACCACTTAAGTCCTCCCGTTTTCCTGCCGCACCCTTGTCAGACAGAATCAGTACCGCGGCTTTCATA encodes the following:
- the mog gene encoding molybdopterin adenylyltransferase, encoding MKAAVLILSDKGAAGKREDLSGPALIEWLKQHQVETLRYEMIPDDHDVIVSTLTHWCDEGFCDVLITCGGTGVSPRDVTPEATMEVVDRILPGFGEAMRAESLKITPMAILSRAMAGIRGTCLVMNLPGSPKAAIENLEAVWPAVAHGVDKIGGNPSDCAGIHS
- the pyrR gene encoding bifunctional pyr operon transcriptional regulator/uracil phosphoribosyltransferase PyrR; translated protein: MGNKEKVILDKQGIDRAVTRITHEILEKNKGCDDLVLIGIRSGGDHLAALLRERIKEIEGGQVPHGAVDVTMYRDDVGQGAVRPLGKTEIPFALDNRHVILVDEVIYTGRTIRAAMDALMDIGRPSSIQLAVLVDRGHRELPIRADYVGRNVPSARDENIQVLFDEAHQPLEVRLIKP
- a CDS encoding aspartate carbamoyltransferase catalytic subunit, which encodes MGFAHKHIIGTQQLSKQDIELILETAESFKEINLRDIKKVPTLRGKTIINLFYENSTRTRTSFELAGKRMSADTINISASGSSVTKGETLEDTAKNIEAMNADVIVMRHSCSGAPDYLAKRLTRSAVINAGDGAHEHPSQALLDLMTIREHKGRIEGLTVAIIGDIARSRVARSDLYALKTMGATVRLAGPATMLPPGLEEMGAEVYTDINEAIKDADVVIMLRIQLEREGGNTLIPTLREYAQFFALNTENLKLAKPDAIVMHPGPLNRGVEISSYVADGGQNVILDQVENGVAVRMALLYLLAGGCDEE